The genomic DNA CCGCGGACAGCGCCCGCGGCTCACCGGTCGCGGGATCGACCAGGAGGAGCTCCTCCTCCACTCCGACGGTGCGCACGTGATGCCGCCTCTCTGTGGGCCGGTGCCACCGACCGACTGCCCCGGACAGCCGGCCGGACACCTGGCCGGCTCACGGGGCGTACGGCATCAGCCACACCGTCGCCAGCGGGGGCAGCGTGATCCGGACGCTCCCGTCCTCCGGCTTCACCGGGTCCGGGTTGGTCACGCCGCTGCCGCCGTACTCCTCGGCGTCGGTGTTGAGCACCTCCTGCCAGGCGACGGCCTCGTCGCCGACGGCGAGCCCGTAGTCGTGCCGCACGACCGGCGAGAAGTTCGACACCGCCAGCAGCGGAGTCCCGTCCGTGCCGTACCGCAGGAACGCGAAGACGTTGTCCTCGGCCGCGTCCACCGAGACCCAGCGAAAGCCGGCCGGGTCGGTGTCGCGCTGCCACAGGGCGGGGGTGCGGGCGTAGCGGGTGTTGAGCTCGCGGACCAGGTCCCGCACCCCGCGGTGGTCGCCCGCCGAGTGGTACCCCTCGTCGAGCAGCCACCATTCGGGGCCCTGCTTCTCCGACCACTCGGCACCCTGCGCGAACTCCTGGCCCATGAACAGCAACTGCTTGCCCGGGTGCGCCCACATGAAGCCCAGGTAGGCGCGCACGTTCGCCCGCCGCTGCCACCAGTCGCCCGGCATCTTCGACACCAGCGCCTGCTTGCCGTGCACCACCTCGTCGTGGGAGATCGGCAGCACGTAGTTCTCGCTGTACGCGTACACCATCGAGAAGGTCATCTCGTGGTGGTGGTACTTGCGGTGCACCGGTTCGTGGGCGACGTACTCCAGCGAGTCGTGCATCCAGCCCATGTTCCACTTCAGGCCGAAGCCGAGCCCGCCGGTGTCGGTCGGCCGGGTCACCCCGCCCCACGCGGTCGACTCCTCGGCGATGGTCACCACGCCCGGGCAGCGCCGGTAGACGGTCGCGTTCATCTCCTGGAGGAAGGCCATGGCCGCCAGGTCCTCCCGGCCGCCGTACTGATTGGGCTCCCACTGGCCGGAGTCGCGCGAGTAGTCGAGGTACAGCATCGAGGCGACCGCGTCCACGCGCAGGCCGTCGATGTGGAACTCCTCGCACCAGTACACGGCGTTCGCCACGAGGAAGTTGCGCACCTCGGTCCGCGCGAAGTCGAAGGTGTACGTGCCCCAGTCCGGGTGCTCCGCGCGCCGGGAGTCCCCGGGCTCGTACAGCGGGTCGCCGTCGAAGCGGCCCAGTGCCCAGTCGTCCTTCGGGAAGTGCGCCGGCACCCAGTCCATGATCACGCCGATGCCGGCCCGGTGCAGCGCGTCGACCAGGAAGCGGAAGTCGTCCGGGGAGCCGAGGCGCGCGGTCGGCGCGTAGAAGCCGGTGACCTGGTAGCCCCAGGACGGCCCGTAGGGGTGCTCCGCGACCGGCATCAGCTCGACGTGGGTGAAGCCCAGGTCCTTGACGTAGGCGGGCAGCTCCTCGGCCAGCTCGCGGTAGGTCAGCCCGGGCCGCCAGGACGGCAGGTGCACCTCGTACACCGAGAACGGCGCCTCGTGCACAGGCGTGTCGGCCCGGGTCCGCATCCATTCCGCGTCGCTCCACTCGTAGCGCGAGGCGGTCACCACGGACGCGGTGTTCGGCGGCTCCTCGGCCGCGCGGGCCATCGGGTCGGCCTTCAGGAACCGGTGCCCGTAGCGGGAGTGGATCTCGAACTTGTACCGGGTGCCCTCGCCGACGCCGGGCAGGAACAGCTCCCACACCCCGGACGAACCGAGCGAACGCATCGGGAACGCGGTGCCGTCCCAGTGTGTGAAGTCGGTGGCGACCCGCACCCCCTGGGCGTTGGGCGCCCACACGGTGAACCGGGTGCCGGTGACGCCCTCGTGCGTCATCGGCTCGGCACCGAGCGCCTGCCACAGCTGTTCGTGCCGGCCCTCGCCGATCAGGTGCAGGTCCAGCTCGCCGAGGGCGGGCAGGAAGCGGTACGGGTCGTGCGTCTCCTGCGCCTCGCCCTCGGCGTACGCCACCACCAGCGTGTACGCCGGGACCCCGGCTAGCGGCAGGACACCGGAGAACAGGCCGTCCTCCTCCGACGCGAGGGCGTGGCGCTCACCGTCCACGACCACACCCACCTCGCGGGCGAAGGGACGCAGCGCCCGGAAGGCGATGCCGCCGGGCACCGGGTGGGCGCCGAGCAGGGCGTGCGGGTCGTGGTGGGCGCCCGCCAGCAGGCGCCCCCGGTCGGTGGGGTCCAGGGGCGGCGCGGTCGCGCACACACCGGGTGCGGGTGCGACGGGACCGGACGGCTCGGGGATCGAGGTGTCGCGGAGGGCCACGGGTCAGTCTCCTCTCACGGCGAGTCGTTCGATCGCCGCCATGGGTACGGGAAGCCAGTCGGGGCGGTGCCGGGCCTCGTACAGCACCTCATACACGGCACGGTCGGTCTCGTAGGCGCGCAGCAGGCCGTGCTTCTTACGGGGGTCCCACCCGGCGCGGGCGGCGTAGCCCGCGCAGAACGCCTCCCGGCAGCGGCGCGCCCACTCCGGGCGCCACGGCCGGCGCTGCCGGGCTGCGTAGTCGAAGGAACGCAGCATCCCCGCGATGTCCCGCACGGGGGAGTGGGCGCTGCGCCGCTCGGCCAGTGGACGCGAGGGCTCGCCCTCGAAGTCGATGACGAACCAGTCCCGGCCGGCCCGCAGCACCTGACCGAGGTGCAGGTCGCCGTGGATGCGCTGGGCGGGCGGTCCCGAGTCGCAGGTGGACAATGCCGCGAAGGCCGCCCGCAGGCCGGGGACGAAGGGCTGCAGCGCCGGTACGCAGTGCGCCGCCGCGGTCAGCCGCTCGGTCATCGCCGCCGCCGTGCGGCCGTTCTCGCCGGGAGCGCCGACCGGGAAGGCGGAGGCCAGCGCGAGGTGCACGTCACCCATCGCCTGCCCCAGCTCGTGGGCCCGCACGGTGAACTCGTCCCCGGCGGCGAGCGCGTTGAGGGACAGGGTCCAGCCGTCGGAGGCGCCGTGCAGGAACGGCTGGAGCACGCCGAGCGTCGCCCCGTACGGATGGGTCGTGCGCATCCAGGCCACCGGCGCCGGCACCCGGCCGCAGCCCTGCCGGGCCAGCGCGTCCGGCACCTCCAGGTCGGGGTTGACGCCGGGCTGGATGCGGCGGAACAGCTTCAGGATGAACTCGTCGCCGTAGATCAGCGAGGAGTTGGACTGCTCGGCGTCCAGCAGCCGCGGCGCGAGACCGCCGGGCACCGGCCGCGCGGGGTCGGCCTCGAAGCGCAGGGGGCCCGCCTTGCCCGGGTGCCGGAGCCGTTCCAGGAGCAGCTGGGCGGTCCGGGGGTCGTGCAGCGCGTCGTAGACCGTCCGCCCGGCCAGCGGCCCGTCCTGCACCTGCCCGATGACGGCCCGGCCCAGCCGCGGCGCGGGCTGCTCGCGCACGCCGAGGAGCAGCTGGTAGCAGTCCCCGGCCGGGGGAACGCCGCCCGGGGAGGGCACGGAGCCCTGCCCGGTGTGCACCAGGAGGTGCAGACAGCCCGGGAACAGTTCGGTCATCGACAGCAGACCCAGCTCGGCCACGGGCCGGTCCTTGCCCGCGAACCAGCGCTGGCGCGGCAGCCACTGGCGCAGCAACTCGCCGAGCGACGCCATCGGCTCGGCGAGCTGCCTGCGTCTGGGGCGCAGGGGTGCGGTCTTCGGCATGGTGACGCGTCCTTTCCTCGGCCCACGCTCAAGCGCGGCGGCCGATGCGGGATGCGACTCGGGTGAGCCGGAACCAGTAGAAGCCGTGGCCCCCGAGGGTCAGCAGGTACGGCAGTTCACCGATGGCGGGGAAGCGGACCCCGCCGAACAGCTCGACCGGATGGCGTCCGGCGAACTCGCGCAGGTCCAGCTCGGTGGGCTGGGCGAACCGCGCGAAGTTGTTCACGCACAGCACCAGGTCGTCCTCGTACTCGCGCAGGAAGGCCAGCACCGCCGGGTTGGAGGAGGGCAGCTCGGTGTAGGTGCCCAGGCCGAAGGCGGGATTCTGCTTGCGGATCTCGATCATGCGCCGGGTCCAGTGCAGCAGCGAGGAGGGCGAGGCCATCGAGGCCTCGACGTTCGTCACCTGGTAGCCGTGGACCGGGTCCATGATCGCGGGCAGGTAGAGGCGGCCCGGGTCACAGGTCGAGAAGCCGGCGTTGCGGTCGGGCGTCCACTGCATCGGGGTGCGCACGGCGTCGCGGTCGCCGAGCCAGATGTTGTCGCCCATGCCGATCTCGTCGCCGTAGTAGAGGATCGGGGATCCCGGAAGGGCGAGGAGCAGCGCCGTGAACAGCTCGATCTGGTCGCGGTCGTTGTCCAGCAGGGTGGCGAGCCGCCGGCGGATGCCGATGTTGGCGCGCATGCGCGGGTCCTTGGCGTACTCCGCGTACATGTAGTCGCGTTCCTCGTCGGTGACCATTTCCAGGGTCAGCTCGTCGTGGTTGCGCAGGAAGATGCCCCACTGGCAGCCGGACGGGATCGCGGGCGTCTTGGCGAGGATTTCCGAGACCGGGTAGCGGGACTCCCTTCTGACCGCCATGAAGATGCGGGGCATGACGGGGAAGTGGAAGGCCATGTGGCACTCGTCGCCGCCCGCGGCGTAGTCGCCGAAGTAGTCGACCACGTCCTCCGGCCACTGGTTGGCCTCGGCCAGCAGCACGGTGTCCGGGTACTGCGCGTCGATCTCGCGGCGCACCCGCTTGAGGAACGCGTGGGAGGCGGGCAGGTTCTCGCAGTTGGTGCCCTCTTCGGCGTACAGGTAGGGCACGGCGTCGAGACGGTAGCCGTCCACGCCCAGGTCCAGCCAGAACTTCAGGGCGGCGAGCATCTCCTCCTGCACGGCCGGGTTCTCGTAGTTGAGGTCCGGCTGGTGGGAGAAGAACCGGTGCCAGTAGTACTGGCCGCGGACCGGGTCGTAGGTCCAGTTGGACGCCTCGGTGTCGACGAAGATGATCCGGGCGTCGGCGTACCGGGTGTCGTCGTCGGCCCAGACGTAGTAGTCGCCGTACGGGCCGTCCGGGTTCTTGCGGGACTCCTGGAACCACGGGTGCTGGTCGCTGGTGTGGTTCATGACGAAGTCGATGATCACGCGGATGCCGCGCTGGTGGGCCGCGTCGACGAAGGCGACGAAGTCGGCGAGATCGCCGAACTCGGGCAGGACGGCGGTGTAGTCGGAGACGTCGTAGCCGCCGTCGCGCAGGGGCGACTTGAAGAAGGGCGGGAGCCACAGGCAGTCCACGCCCAGCCATTGCAGGTAGTCCAGCTTGGCGGTCAGGCCCTTGAGATCACCGACGCCGTCGCCGTTGCTGTCCTGGAAGGAGCGGACGAGGACCTCGTAGAAGACGGC from Streptomyces sp. CB09001 includes the following:
- the glgB gene encoding 1,4-alpha-glucan branching enzyme, translated to MALRDTSIPEPSGPVAPAPGVCATAPPLDPTDRGRLLAGAHHDPHALLGAHPVPGGIAFRALRPFAREVGVVVDGERHALASEEDGLFSGVLPLAGVPAYTLVVAYAEGEAQETHDPYRFLPALGELDLHLIGEGRHEQLWQALGAEPMTHEGVTGTRFTVWAPNAQGVRVATDFTHWDGTAFPMRSLGSSGVWELFLPGVGEGTRYKFEIHSRYGHRFLKADPMARAAEEPPNTASVVTASRYEWSDAEWMRTRADTPVHEAPFSVYEVHLPSWRPGLTYRELAEELPAYVKDLGFTHVELMPVAEHPYGPSWGYQVTGFYAPTARLGSPDDFRFLVDALHRAGIGVIMDWVPAHFPKDDWALGRFDGDPLYEPGDSRRAEHPDWGTYTFDFARTEVRNFLVANAVYWCEEFHIDGLRVDAVASMLYLDYSRDSGQWEPNQYGGREDLAAMAFLQEMNATVYRRCPGVVTIAEESTAWGGVTRPTDTGGLGFGLKWNMGWMHDSLEYVAHEPVHRKYHHHEMTFSMVYAYSENYVLPISHDEVVHGKQALVSKMPGDWWQRRANVRAYLGFMWAHPGKQLLFMGQEFAQGAEWSEKQGPEWWLLDEGYHSAGDHRGVRDLVRELNTRYARTPALWQRDTDPAGFRWVSVDAAEDNVFAFLRYGTDGTPLLAVSNFSPVVRHDYGLAVGDEAVAWQEVLNTDAEEYGGSGVTNPDPVKPEDGSVRITLPPLATVWLMPYAP
- a CDS encoding maltokinase, which translates into the protein MPKTAPLRPRRRQLAEPMASLGELLRQWLPRQRWFAGKDRPVAELGLLSMTELFPGCLHLLVHTGQGSVPSPGGVPPAGDCYQLLLGVREQPAPRLGRAVIGQVQDGPLAGRTVYDALHDPRTAQLLLERLRHPGKAGPLRFEADPARPVPGGLAPRLLDAEQSNSSLIYGDEFILKLFRRIQPGVNPDLEVPDALARQGCGRVPAPVAWMRTTHPYGATLGVLQPFLHGASDGWTLSLNALAAGDEFTVRAHELGQAMGDVHLALASAFPVGAPGENGRTAAAMTERLTAAAHCVPALQPFVPGLRAAFAALSTCDSGPPAQRIHGDLHLGQVLRAGRDWFVIDFEGEPSRPLAERRSAHSPVRDIAGMLRSFDYAARQRRPWRPEWARRCREAFCAGYAARAGWDPRKKHGLLRAYETDRAVYEVLYEARHRPDWLPVPMAAIERLAVRGD
- the treS gene encoding maltose alpha-D-glucosyltransferase — its product is MTVNEPVPDTFEDTPAGDRHPDWFKRAVFYEVLVRSFQDSNGDGVGDLKGLTAKLDYLQWLGVDCLWLPPFFKSPLRDGGYDVSDYTAVLPEFGDLADFVAFVDAAHQRGIRVIIDFVMNHTSDQHPWFQESRKNPDGPYGDYYVWADDDTRYADARIIFVDTEASNWTYDPVRGQYYWHRFFSHQPDLNYENPAVQEEMLAALKFWLDLGVDGYRLDAVPYLYAEEGTNCENLPASHAFLKRVRREIDAQYPDTVLLAEANQWPEDVVDYFGDYAAGGDECHMAFHFPVMPRIFMAVRRESRYPVSEILAKTPAIPSGCQWGIFLRNHDELTLEMVTDEERDYMYAEYAKDPRMRANIGIRRRLATLLDNDRDQIELFTALLLALPGSPILYYGDEIGMGDNIWLGDRDAVRTPMQWTPDRNAGFSTCDPGRLYLPAIMDPVHGYQVTNVEASMASPSSLLHWTRRMIEIRKQNPAFGLGTYTELPSSNPAVLAFLREYEDDLVLCVNNFARFAQPTELDLREFAGRHPVELFGGVRFPAIGELPYLLTLGGHGFYWFRLTRVASRIGRRA